The window atgaatttgagTAATAGCTAAACACGTGGTCTGAAATATGATGATTGTTGTCTCGTTCGTATGAGATTATTGTGATTCCAATAAAACATTATTCtctgatatttaaaaaacaaattacattattgaAATGATTCCCTATTTGcaataatttctgttttttgcccGCCAGGGACGTATTACAGTGGTTATGGGGGGCACACTTCGGTATATCAAGCAATTGGAGGACATATTTTGTGGAGCATTTGTTTTAGGAAGTTCGGAAAATGTAATGCTGGTAAGTTAAAAATTCTGACCTgttaaattgaattgaaaaaaaaatgcaaaatccGTTACAAATTCAGTGCCTTAACGGGAGAGATTTACTTCTAAAAAGTCTGAACTTTTAATATAAGTAGCACGTGGTTTTTATTAAGCAACTATGATGATTTTTACAGTAGACAAGCATATGACAGAATTATCTTGTTGATAAATTGTATCTGAAGCATTTaatatgaaattatttttaagtccagtttttattttgtggtacaaatgtatttttaatttgtagcTCAAGCTGCCCAAAAGGTGAAGCTGTGTAGGACCGTGGTTTATTTCAGAACGAAAGTGTTTACATGgtgagtattttttattattaattatttttactttcttcAACGTGATGAATCAATTCGTACGCCCTAGTCAATCTGAATAACTGTGATTAATTACgttctgaaatatttttctttttgatttttcgaaCACATCGttttattagattttacaaaaattgtttgtgttTCAGCTGATGCCTTAAGAAGCTATCAACAGTGCTTCAGGAGCCATATTTTTAcggtaaattattttaatatttttatacaaaacttaaaattaaaactgatgaTAATAATTACCGTCTGATCATTGTGATTATAAACACTGGCTGCATTTTTTTGCACTGATTCAATAATTACTCCATGCTTAACACATTAATGGTTTATTGTTTCTTATGAAAGGTTTATACTTTTTTCAGATGGACTGATCGTATCTGGAAATTTTGTTATCTTTAGACAACATATTTTTAGGTAGGTATTTTAGAACATTAACAAAATATTGCATTAATATTTGTACATGATGATCATTAGTTATCCCTGTCTTACAAAAACGTGGTGAAACAAGTATTAActgaattattcaaattataCAAATGGAATTTTAAGAGAATTTCATAATAttaacacagtttttttactATGTTACAGTTGGCCTCCATTAAGAAATGAGGTGCGAAGGAGAGGGACCTGATTCAGAAGTAAGTCAAGTTCATTATGTTTGTATGAAATGCATTTTCACCTTTGTTGTGATGATCCAATATATACGCTATTATGAATGCACATTGATTCGTACTTGCCCTCACTGATATTTCGATCAATTCATTTAAATATCCAGTGTTTGAGATTTTGTTAATTCGTTGTCTTTTTTTACAGATTCATGTTTTTTTGCAACGAAACCAACACCGGTTTAGGGTAAATATTACAGATGTGTGCTTTTCAATACCAGAAATCCCTTGTCACAAAGTTCACGCTTTATAGGGTGTGGAAACAGTCATTTTGTTACTTACTTCATTTGTTTAGTGACTAAGTTGCACTTTTcactaattagtttttgttGTTCACTAAAAATACCAGTTCATTTCGCAACAATTTCCATGATGCTTATAATATACGCTATGAATGTGTGTTGATTAATTAGTCATTGTCTGAAGGAGAAAAAAATACTAGTATTAGTGCTTTGTTTCCCACAATCTTCTGAactattttcttattttagatTCAACGCGACATGACTTGAGAGTGCTCGTGACTGTAAAATTGAATGGTTTAATAAATCGTATCATAGTTTGACTTTGTTTAGTTTACCCAACACAATCCCAATAAAAAACAAGCCTTATAGAATTCTTTTATTCAGTACGTGAAAAAGTTAAGTGCTGTTATCAGAGTCATCATGGACTTCGTCAATTTTAACCGCAACCTTCgctttcttcattttttctacaatttgttCCAACTGGTTTGACACTTCCTCTAACAATTCTTTCGTTTCTTCCCAGTTGTGTTTCTTAACCGCTGCTGTCGCAGCGTTTAAATTGAGTTTGACCGAACTTATGATAGTATTAGCCGGATCTATTTCCTCTTCAAGCACGACATCGCCCAATTTTCTGCACACATTTAAAACATACAAACAAGTTTTCGGGTCTTTGTCCCACGACCCTTGGGTGTATCCCCTGTAGGCCCTTTGCAGTCGCTGGGCCCTAAGTAACAAAACCGGCGCTAAACTGGCATACAACTCCCAGACTGGCCCATTGCTGGGATACAACCCTGCAACTCTCCCCAACAACTCCcggattttttgcaaaaacttccTCGCGGAATTCCCTTCAGAATCAGTGGCGTCGTTACAAACACTATACACAAGAATATTCAAAGCTTCCACATTTAAATACTTTTCTTTCAAATCGATTATGCGATGGTAGGCGCGGATTACATCCGAATAATTCGAGATATCACAGCTGATTAGAAGCAAATTTTCCCAGACTTTCCAATTGTCGAAGTTGCACTTCAAGGCTTCCAGGATGGCTTGGTGTGCGCTGCGGTTGTTTCCCAGTTTGATGTAGGCTTGGGCTAGGTTGTTCCAAGCCTCAAAACCGTCAGGTTCTAGGGTGGTGTAGCGGCGGTAGGCTGTTGCTGCCGTTTGCCAGTTTTCTATTTGCAAGGCTGCGAAACCTAAACCTAGCCAAATGTTGGCTTGGAGAGGGTTTATGCTGAGAGATTTCTCAAAATGTGGAATGCATTCTTCGTATTTTCTGCGTGCGAATAAAAAGCGCCCCCAGTGTCTTTGCGCCCGGTGGCTGCGCTTCTTGGACATCTCCCAGGCTGTTTCGTAACATGTTACATCGTCAGTCGCGTCACCttaaagaaatacaaaaattaaatgaaagcAATTGAGTAAATCagattttaattcatttttggaATCTAATTTAAAATCGCAAGAAGCATCAGGAACTTTTGAACTGATGACATTTGGCGTTAGTTTTacgaaatgtgttttttttttgtttaaatacgTGCTAAATGGCTCGAGAAAGACAAAAACAATGTCATTTTTAGGTCCGATTAAACAAAATCTCAAGAAAAATACATtcgaaaaaggtaaaaataatgaaattgaacattaaaaacaaaaatcacgaCGTAATCATTTAAATAGAGCAatatattaacaaaaaaattaaaaacaaacctaGAAGGCACATTAACTTCACCGTCGGCTTCACCTCAAGCTGCTGCCTAATAACTTCAGCCGCCTTTTCcctcattttcaaaatattgtaaCAAATAATAACTTCCTCCCACAACTGAATTCTCAAATAAACATCCAAACTGTTTTTCACCAAAccaaaattaagcaaaatatcGGCATACTCTGCTTGGACTTTCCAAATGGGCAGCATTGCCGTCCCGAAAACATCACCCACTCTATTACTTGCCGGCGGCTCCTCCTTTGTGAAATTACTGATAATGTCCTCACACTGCTTCAAACACCTTTCAATAGTCCTCTTATTATTGGACTCTAACTGACAGCGCAACAACAATGCCATCACACGCACTGTGTACGTGTTCTTCTGGCTCAGAATCATCTCAATGAAGGGTAGAATCTCCTCACTTTGCAGCTCATCAGAGGGACTAGAAATCATTTTCTTGCGTATGATTGTTAGAATCAGTTTTTGCTCAGCATTGGGCAATTTTGCCGAATCGGACTCTTCCGAAAATGTGACTTGGTCCAATCTAACGTCGTCATTGAGACTGAAATTTTGCGGCACAACAATATCGTCAATTTCAGGCCGTTTTATTTCGTCTTGATCGGCTAGTGTGACTTTTACAGTAAGTTGTGCCAATTCATCGGTTTGAAATTTCGTTCTTTTGCCTAATTTACCGACAAAATCGTACGCCAGTCCTAACACATCACACGCCGACGTGATGTGGTCTTGAGCTTTGGTGATGTGGCGGAATTTGAGGTACATTTGGGCCAGTTCTGTATTAAGCTCAGCTTTCAAAACACCTAAAATTCAGTCAATTACAAAGAACTGGTGCAAGAAAACGCACCTTTTAGCGGTTGTTCTTGGAGCAGTTTGTGGAGACGGTCGGCGTTTGATAACAAAGAGGGGCTCAAGTCGTCTAGAACGTCCTGGTGTATCATCAAAGCCCGGCAACACCACCACAAGTTGACCAAAGTGTTGACGACACAACAATCAAATATGAACTCAGAAACGGCCAAAAGGGCCGGATTTTTCGTATTAACGTTGATGTCTTCGCCGTTCATGGCCAACCGACTGGCGAAATCAAACGACTTGAACTTGTCTTTGGCCAGGAATTCGTCAATCACTTTGGGGATGGGGGGCCCGGTAAAGTTGCATTGGACGAAGTAAGTGAAGCACGCAATCCCAAAAATGAGGTACTCCTCCCGCTCTTGGTCACTTTTCGAGTTGAAAAAGTCCTTAATCAGCGCATTGTTCGCATACAACACGAGAATGTCATCCCAGTATTTTTCGCGCAAAACCAAACTAACCCACTCTTCTGTGCCACCGTCCTGGACTTTGTGGGTCTTCGAATGAAGATGAAACTTCTTAATCAAATCGTAAACCTCCCCCATTGTTAACAATTCTTGTTCACATGTTCACAGGTTAAATTAACCTCGAAAAGTGGGCAGTTGCACCACTAGCGGCTAGCCCctgccggtctacaaatgttcgctcagtcgaaatgttgcgagcgaggtcggaacagtacgaacggagaccataacggacttctcatttcagctgggcatattggaatagtggtttttatggaaatatgttgcgcgtggctggggcttcgccccagttaactaaaaggaaacaaaccccacgaccaattaaactcgaaaacgtggaactcgaaacgtggaatagtgtttatgtttatga of the Tribolium castaneum strain GA2 chromosome 1, icTriCast1.1, whole genome shotgun sequence genome contains:
- the LOC659427 gene encoding tetratricopeptide repeat protein 27; the protein is MGEVYDLIKKFHLHSKTHKVQDGGTEEWVSLVLREKYWDDILVLYANNALIKDFFNSKSDQEREEYLIFGIACFTYFVQCNFTGPPIPKVIDEFLAKDKFKSFDFASRLAMNGEDINVNTKNPALLAVSEFIFDCCVVNTLVNLWWCCRALMIHQDVLDDLSPSLLSNADRLHKLLQEQPLKGVLKAELNTELAQMYLKFRHITKAQDHITSACDVLGLAYDFVGKLGKRTKFQTDELAQLTVKVTLADQDEIKRPEIDDIVVPQNFSLNDDVRLDQVTFSEESDSAKLPNAEQKLILTIIRKKMISSPSDELQSEEILPFIEMILSQKNTYTVRVMALLLRCQLESNNKRTIERCLKQCEDIISNFTKEEPPASNRVGDVFGTAMLPIWKVQAEYADILLNFGLVKNSLDVYLRIQLWEEVIICYNILKMREKAAEVIRQQLEVKPTVKLMCLLGDATDDVTCYETAWEMSKKRSHRAQRHWGRFLFARRKYEECIPHFEKSLSINPLQANIWLGLGFAALQIENWQTAATAYRRYTTLEPDGFEAWNNLAQAYIKLGNNRSAHQAILEALKCNFDNWKVWENLLLISCDISNYSDVIRAYHRIIDLKEKYLNVEALNILVYSVCNDATDSEGNSARKFLQKIRELLGRVAGLYPSNGPVWELYASLAPVLLLRAQRLQRAYRGYTQGSWDKDPKTCLYVLNVCRKLGDVVLEEEIDPANTIISSVKLNLNAATAAVKKHNWEETKELLEEVSNQLEQIVEKMKKAKVAVKIDEVHDDSDNST